A single window of Acanthopagrus latus isolate v.2019 chromosome 1, fAcaLat1.1, whole genome shotgun sequence DNA harbors:
- the LOC119012601 gene encoding caspase-6-like codes for MSNTAEACTKNQTETDAFIGSTLGSLGEYKMDKKRRGRALIFNQESFFWRLELRYRKGTNVDRDNLEKRLKELNFEVAIHNNLKQMEVLDKIGEAAEDDHSDADCFLLVFLSHGENGHVWTHDGKISIQDITSMFKGDKCSSLVGKPKIFIFQACRGDKPDDSVTACAAGVSESDNDLTMDACALYSLPAGADFLMCYSVAEGYYSFRDTSKGSWYIQDLCELLQEFGDSLEFTELLTWVNCKVSMRTVESINNSKITGKQVPCFASMLTKKLFFKPKK; via the exons ATGTCTAACACAGCTGAAG CATGCACGAAGAACCAGACAGAGACTGATGCCTTCATCGGAAG CACTTTGGGTTCTCTGGGGGAGTACAAGATGGACAAGAAACGACGAGGCCGTGCGCTCATCTTTAACCAGGAGTCCTTCTTCTGGCGCCTGGAGTTAAGATATAGGAAAGGAACCAATGTTGACCGGGACAACTTGGAGAAGAG ACTGAAAGAGCTTAACTTCGAAGTGGCGATTCACAATAATCTCAAACAGATGGAAGTCTTAGATAAAATCGGTGAAG CTGCAGAGGATGACCATTCAGACGCAGACTGCTTTTTGCTCGTCTTCCTGAGCCACGGCGAGAATGGTCATGTCTGGACCCACGATGGAAAGATCAGCATTCAGGATATCACCTCCATGTTCAAAGGAGACAAGTGCAGCAGCCTTGTGGGAAAGCCAAAGATCTTCATATTTCAG GCCTGCCGTGGAGATAAGCCTGATGATTCGGTGACTGCCTGTGCTGCCGGGGTTAGCGAGTCAGACAATGACTTGACGATGGATGCCTGCGCCCTGTACAGCCTGCCTGCTGGGGCTGATTTCCTCATGTGCTACTCTGTGGCCGAAG GTTACTATTCCTTCCGGGATACCTCAAAAGGCTCCTGGTATATCCAGGACCTGTGTGAGCTGCTTCAGGAGTTTGGGGACTCACTTGAGTTCACTGAGTTACTCACGTGGGTCAACTGCAAAGTGTCGATGAGAACAGTTGAGTCCATTAACAACTCAAAAATCACTGGGAAGCAAGTACCTTGCTTTGCTTCAATGCTCACCAAGAAACTCTTCTTCAAACCAAAAAAGTAG
- the LOC119018268 gene encoding caspase-6-like codes for MSNAAEDVCGGSVAKGNRTATDRAAYTENLTETDAFIRSSLALDPTEEYKMDNKRRGLALIFNQERFYWRLGLNDRHGTNADRYNLEKRLKELNFEVKAYENYKQTEVLDKISEAAEADHSDVDCFLLVFLSHGENDQVYTYDGKINVQDITSLFKGDKCRSLVGKPKIFILQACRGDKHDNPVTACDAVDSELKTNEVVVDACAVQTLPAGADFLMCYSVAEGYYSHRETINGSWYVQDLCELLQKFGDSLEFTELLTLVNRKVSMRSVGNSSDRNAIGKKQVPCFASMLTKKLYFRPKK; via the exons ATGTCCAACGCGGCTGAAGACGTATGTGGAG GAAGTGTTGCTAAAGGCAACAGGACAGCAACAGACAGGGCAG CATACACGGAGAACCTAACAGAGACCGATGCCTTCATCAGAAG CTCTTTAGCTTTGGATCCGACAGAGGAATACAAGATGGACAACAAGCGACGAGGCCTTGCACTCATCTTTAACCAGGAGCGCTTCTACTGGCGCCTGGGGTTAAATGACAGGCATGGGACCAATGCTGATCGCTACAACTTGGAGAAAAG ACTGAAAGAGCTGAACTTTGAAGTGAAGGCTTATGAAAactacaaacagacagaggtCTTAGACAAAATCAGTGAAG CCGCAGAGGCCGACCATTCAGACGTAGACTGCTTTTTGCTCGTCTTCCTGAGCCACGGCGAGAACGATCAAGTTTATACCTATGATGGAAAGATCAACGTTCAGGATATCACCTCCCTGTTCAAAGGAGACAAGTGCAGGAGCCTTGTGGGGAAACCAAAGATCTTTATATTACAG GCGTGCCGCGGAGACAAGCATGATAATCCAGTGACTGCCTGCGATGCCGTGGACAGCGAGTTGAAAACAAATGAGGTGGTGGTGGATGCTTGTGCTGTACAGACCCTCCCTGCTGGGGCTGATTTCCTCATGTGCTACTCTGTGGCTGAAG GTTACTATTCCCATCGGGAGACCATAAACGGCTCCTGGTACGTCCAGGATCTGTGTGAGCTGCTTCAGAAGTTTGGGGATTCCCTTGAATTCACCGAATTACTCACGCTTGTCAACAGGAAAGTGTCGATGAGGAGTGTCGGCAACAGTAGCGACCGAAATGCCATCGGGAAGAAGCAAGTACCTTGCTTTGCTTCAATGCTCACCAAGAAACTCTACTTCCGACCAAAAAAGTAA
- the pla2g12a gene encoding group XIIA secretory phospholipase A2: MHFNSFTCVFLLGLCSCGLLHHVSACKHEPETPDWRMTLKTIRNGIHKIDKYLNAALDLFGGDDGLCHYRCSDGYKPVPRPGYKQPPPNGCGSPVFGFQFDIGIPSMTKCCNQHDRCYDTCGREKHDCDDQFQDCLETICRNVQKTLGLAQSVQACESAVTLLFDAVMHLGCKPYLDSQRESCVCQYEMKREL, translated from the exons ATGCACTTCAACAGCTTcacctgtgttttcctgctgggTTTGTGCTCCTGTGGACTCCTCCATCATGTGTCAGCCTGCAAACATGAGCCAGAGACCCCCGACTGGAGGATGACCCTGAAAACTATCCGCAACGGAATACATAAGATCGACAAGTACCTGAACGCAGCACTGGACCTGTTCGGCGGAGATGACGGGCTGTGTCACTACAGGTGTAGTGACG GTTACAAGCCGGTGCCTCGTCCCGGGTACAAGCAGCCACCACCTAACGGATGTGGGTCACCGGTGTTTGGGTTTCAG TTTGATATAGGAATCCCGTCCATGACAAAATGCTGTAACCAGCACGACCGCTGCTATGACACCTGCGGCCGGGAGAAGCACGACTGTGACGACCAGTTCCAGGACTGTCTCGAGACCATCTGCAGGAATGTGCAAAAGACTCTGGGACTGGCCCAGAGTGTCCAGG CTTGTGAGTCAGCGGTGACGCTGCTGTTTGACGCCGTCATGCACTTGGGATGTAAGCCATACCTGGACAGCCAGAGAGAgtcttgtgtgtgtcagtatgaaATGAAGAGGGAACTGTGA
- the dnajb14 gene encoding dnaJ homolog subfamily B member 14 isoform X2: MRLKQSAVSGRDHVFWHDQLTPAGGGRGTKMEGNRDEAEKCMKIATKALEAGDKEKALKFLNKAEKLFPTDRAKALLDSLTKNGSSAGNGPYRRRPAESSESTRAQPEQESHESAGGDSSKGFTKDQVEGVQRIKRCKDYYEVLGVSKEVGEDELKKAYRKLALKFHPDKNHAPGATEAFKKIGNAYAVLSNPDKRRQYDLTGGEEPSSPGHSHGGGFDFHRGFEADITPEDLFNMFFGGGFPSSSAHTFNNSRTSYSHQTDFRQERTEERGDGGFSMFIQLMPIVVLILVSILSQMMVSPPPYSLYSRPSTGQTVKRQTENLHVDYYVTRDFKSEFKGSALQQIEKNVEEDYVSNVRNNCWKERQTKTDLLYAAKVYRDDRMRKKAELMTMDNCRELDRLNNLFRGG; this comes from the exons ATGCGTCTCAAACAGTCTGCTGTCAGTGGCCGTGACCACGTGTTCTGGCATGATCAGCTGACTCCTGCCGGAGGAGGAAGGGGAACGAAGATGGAAGGGAACAGGGACGAGgcagaaaaatgtatgaaaatagCGACGAAAGCCCTCGAAGCCGGAGATAAAGAGAAGGCGTTGAAGTTTCTCAACAAAGCAGAGAAGCTGTTCCCGACTGACAGGGCCAAAG ctttGTTGGACTCTTTAACCAAGAACGGCAGCTCAGCAGGTAATGGACCATATCGTAGGCGACCGGCAGAAAGCTCAGAAAGCACCAGAGCCCAGCCAGAACAGGAAAGCCACgagtctgcaggaggagactcTTCTAAAGGCTTTACCAAAGACCAGGTGGAAGGTGTGCAAAG AATAAAGCGGTGTAAAGACTACTATGAAGTGCTGGGTGTCAGTAAAGAAGTGGGTGAGGACGAGCTAAAGAAAGCCTACAGGAAACTAGCGCTGAAGTTCCACCCAGACAAGAATCATGCACCTGGAGCAACAGAGGCCTTTAAAA AGATTGGTAATGCATATGCAGTGCTGAGCAACCCAGACAAAAGACGGCAGTATGACctgacgggaggagaggagccaAGCAGCCCAGGTCACTCACATGGCGGAGGCTTTGACTTCCACAGGGGCTTTGAGGCTGACATCACTCCAGAGGACCTCTTCAACATGTTCTTTGGAGGTGGCTTCCCCTCCT CGAGTGCACACACCTTCAACAACAGCAGAACGAGCTACAGCCATCAGACAGATTTCCGACAAGAGAGAACAGAAGAAAGGGGCGAT GGGGGTTTCTCAATGTTTATCCAGCTGATGCCCATCGTGGTCCTGATTTTAGTGTCAATACTGAGCCAGATGATGGTGTCCCCCCCACCCTACAGCCTCTACTCTAGACc GTCCACGGGTCAGACTGTAAAACGGCAGACAGAAAACCTGCATGTCGACTACTATGTCACTAGAGATTTCAAGTCGGAGTTTAAGGGCTCAGCACTTCAGCAGATTGAGAAGAACGTGGAGGAGGATTATGTATCTAATGTCAGAAATAACTGTtggaaggagagacagacaa AAACAGACCTGCTGTATGCTGCTAAGGTATACAGGGATGACCGAATGCGCAAGAAGGCGGAGCTCATGACCATGGATAACTGCAGGGAGCTGGACAGACTAAATAACCTATTCAGAGGCGGATGA
- the dnajb14 gene encoding dnaJ homolog subfamily B member 14 isoform X1 codes for MRLKQSAVSGRDHVFWHDQLTPAGGGRGTKMEGNRDEAEKCMKIATKALEAGDKEKALKFLNKAEKLFPTDRAKALLDSLTKNGSSAGNGPYRRRPAESSESTRAQPEQESHESAGGDSSKGFTKDQVEGVQRDSLHAAQLLHSLFLFFRIKRCKDYYEVLGVSKEVGEDELKKAYRKLALKFHPDKNHAPGATEAFKKIGNAYAVLSNPDKRRQYDLTGGEEPSSPGHSHGGGFDFHRGFEADITPEDLFNMFFGGGFPSSSAHTFNNSRTSYSHQTDFRQERTEERGDGGFSMFIQLMPIVVLILVSILSQMMVSPPPYSLYSRPSTGQTVKRQTENLHVDYYVTRDFKSEFKGSALQQIEKNVEEDYVSNVRNNCWKERQTKTDLLYAAKVYRDDRMRKKAELMTMDNCRELDRLNNLFRGG; via the exons ATGCGTCTCAAACAGTCTGCTGTCAGTGGCCGTGACCACGTGTTCTGGCATGATCAGCTGACTCCTGCCGGAGGAGGAAGGGGAACGAAGATGGAAGGGAACAGGGACGAGgcagaaaaatgtatgaaaatagCGACGAAAGCCCTCGAAGCCGGAGATAAAGAGAAGGCGTTGAAGTTTCTCAACAAAGCAGAGAAGCTGTTCCCGACTGACAGGGCCAAAG ctttGTTGGACTCTTTAACCAAGAACGGCAGCTCAGCAGGTAATGGACCATATCGTAGGCGACCGGCAGAAAGCTCAGAAAGCACCAGAGCCCAGCCAGAACAGGAAAGCCACgagtctgcaggaggagactcTTCTAAAGGCTTTACCAAAGACCAGGTGGAAGGTGTGCAAAG GGACAGTCTGCACGCCGCTCAGCTGCTTCACTCTCTGTTCCTGTTCTTCAGAATAAAGCGGTGTAAAGACTACTATGAAGTGCTGGGTGTCAGTAAAGAAGTGGGTGAGGACGAGCTAAAGAAAGCCTACAGGAAACTAGCGCTGAAGTTCCACCCAGACAAGAATCATGCACCTGGAGCAACAGAGGCCTTTAAAA AGATTGGTAATGCATATGCAGTGCTGAGCAACCCAGACAAAAGACGGCAGTATGACctgacgggaggagaggagccaAGCAGCCCAGGTCACTCACATGGCGGAGGCTTTGACTTCCACAGGGGCTTTGAGGCTGACATCACTCCAGAGGACCTCTTCAACATGTTCTTTGGAGGTGGCTTCCCCTCCT CGAGTGCACACACCTTCAACAACAGCAGAACGAGCTACAGCCATCAGACAGATTTCCGACAAGAGAGAACAGAAGAAAGGGGCGAT GGGGGTTTCTCAATGTTTATCCAGCTGATGCCCATCGTGGTCCTGATTTTAGTGTCAATACTGAGCCAGATGATGGTGTCCCCCCCACCCTACAGCCTCTACTCTAGACc GTCCACGGGTCAGACTGTAAAACGGCAGACAGAAAACCTGCATGTCGACTACTATGTCACTAGAGATTTCAAGTCGGAGTTTAAGGGCTCAGCACTTCAGCAGATTGAGAAGAACGTGGAGGAGGATTATGTATCTAATGTCAGAAATAACTGTtggaaggagagacagacaa AAACAGACCTGCTGTATGCTGCTAAGGTATACAGGGATGACCGAATGCGCAAGAAGGCGGAGCTCATGACCATGGATAACTGCAGGGAGCTGGACAGACTAAATAACCTATTCAGAGGCGGATGA